A genomic segment from Spinacia oleracea cultivar Varoflay chromosome 3, BTI_SOV_V1, whole genome shotgun sequence encodes:
- the LOC110794943 gene encoding F-box/kelch-repeat protein SKIP20 has translation MADYCTTNPMEFLQFEQLIPGLPDDLALECLLRVPITSHPSIRLVSHLWKSTVSNPSFFSNRRRGLLAENHVFLIQPLSPLPLPPPPLLSSEDKDAVIGDTDMIDVKETVHSGPLLYNLNVFNTNNEEWRCLAGITIPTFSQCVVLPTIGKLVVLGGWDPATLEPVSRVLVLDLAVGTWKEGSPMPTARSFFACAAVGPSTVYVAGGHDGQKNALRSAEAYDVVADEWKALPPMAVERDESYGLSLTEDGKFWVISGYGTESQGRFKPDAEVFNPESNTWEIVTGVWPYPGNNPKSTAIVIVEGQRRWWYIVGGEIKEFQWEDKIWKGINLGSIPKRVTELWSSSSSVSLLDVGNGKIFLMGNGENCGGEGMIILERENVDNNNNNTNKGGVNWRWQHVHAPPRFLGFPFSASHLLI, from the coding sequence ATGGCAGATTATTGTACTACTAATCCAATGGAATTTCTCCAATTTGAACAATTAATCCCTGGATTACCAGATGATTTAGCTTTGGAATGTTTATTAAGAGTACCAATTACTTCTCATCCTTCAATTAGATTAGTTTCTCATCTATGGAAGTCCACTGTATCCAACCCTTCCTTCTTCTCCAACCGCCGCCGTGGTCTCTTGGCCGAAAATCATGTGTTTCTAATTCAGCCACTTTCTCCCCTGCCACTACCGCCGCCGCCGCTGCTGTCATCTGAAGACAAAGATGCTGTCATCGGAGATACAGACATGATTGATGTCAAGGAAACGGTTCATAGCGGTCCGCTGCTTTACAATCTGAACGTTTTTAACACGAATAATGAAGAATGGCGTTGTTTAGCTGGGATTACAATCCCCACATTTTCGCAGTGTGTTGTTTTGCCGACGATTGGAAAATTAGTCGTGCTGGGCGGGTGGGATCCAGCGACGTTGGAGCCCGTATCGAGGGTCCTTGTCCTCGACCTCGCCGTCGGTACATGGAAGGAAGGATCTCCGATGCCGACGGCGAGGTCGTTTTTCGCCTGCGCAGCTGTAGGGCCTTCGACGGTCTATGTCGCCGGAGGTCATGACGGACAGAAGAATGCTCTCCGGTCGGCAGAGGCCTACGACGTGGTGGCCGATGAGTGGAAAGCCCTGCCGCCTATGGCGGTAGAAAGGGACGAAAGCTACGGCTTGTCCTTAACAGAGGACGGAAAGTTCTGGGTTATAAGTGGCTACGGGACTGAATCTCAAGGGAGATTCAAACCCGATGCTGAAGTATTCAACCCAGAATCGAATACTTGGGAGATTGTTACCGGGGTGTGGCCGTACCCCGGAAATAATCCGAAATCCACCGCCATTGTAATCGTAGAAGGACAACGACGGTGGTGGTATATCGTAGGAGGGGAAATAAAGGAGTTTCAATGGGAGGATAAGATTTGGAAAGGGATTAATCTGGGTTCGATTCCGAAACGGGTTACAGAGTTGTGGTCCTCATCATCGTCGGTATCGTTGCTTGATGTTGGAAATGGTAAGATTTTTTTGATGGGAAATGGGGAGAATTGTGGTGGGGAAGGGATGATaattttggagagagaaaatgtggataacaacaacaacaacaccaacaaggGTGGTGTTAATTGGAGATGGCAACATGTTCATGCTCCTCCTAGATTTTTAGGGTTCCCCTTCTCCGCTTCACACCTTCTTATCTAA